From a region of the Impatiens glandulifera chromosome 4, dImpGla2.1, whole genome shotgun sequence genome:
- the LOC124934308 gene encoding 60S ribosomal protein L7-4-like, translating to MSEVKADVVVPESVLKKQKRNEVWEVKKKEELIAVKKKNVENRKLIFNRAKAYAKEYDEQQKELVNLKREARMKGGFYVNPEAKLLFITRIRGINAIDPKSKKILQLLRLRQIFNGVFLKVSKATLNMLHRVEPYVTYGYPNLKSVKELIYKRGYGKLSQQRIALTDNSIIEQGLGKYGIICIEDLVHEIMIVGPHFKQANNFLWPFQLKAPLGGMKKKRNHYVEGGDAGNREDYINELIRRMN from the exons ATGTCTGAAGTGAAGGCTGATGTTGTCGTACCTGAATCAGTTTTGAAGAAACAAAAGAGAAATGAGGTATGGGaagtgaagaagaaagaagagtTGATTgcagtgaagaagaagaatgtagAGAACAGGAAGTTAATTTTTAACAGAGCAAAAGCATATGCAAAAGAGTATGATGAACAG CAAAAGGAGCTGGTTAATCTGAAACGGGAAGCTAGAATGAAAGGTGGGTTTTATGTGAACCCTGAAGCAAAGCTTCTCTTTATCACTCGAATTAGAGGTATCAATGCTATTGACCCAAAGTCAAAGAAGATACTGCAACTCCTCCGATTGAGACAGATATTCAATGGAGTGTTCTTGAAAGTGAGCAAAGCAACACTCAATATGCTTCACAGGGTTGAGCCATATGTTACTTATGG TTATCCGAACCTGAAGAGTGTGAAAGAGCTAATTTACAAGAGGGGGTATGGAAAGCTAAGCCAGCAGAGGATTGCTTTGACCGACAATTCGATAATCGAACAGGGTCTAGGGAAGTATGGAATTATCTGTATTGAAGATCTTGTGCATGAGATCATGATTGTTGGACCACATTTCAAACAGGCCAATAACTTTCTATGGCCATTCCAGTTGAAGGCTCCTTTGGGTggtatgaagaagaagaggaatcATTATGTGGAAGGTGGTGATGCTGGAAACCGTGAAGATTACATTAATGAGCTCATCAGGAGGATGAACTAG